DNA sequence from the Acidobacteriota bacterium genome:
TTCTCGTCCGGGTGATGGGGCGCGTGATCGCTCGCGATCGCGTCGATCGAACCGTCGGCGATGCCGACAACCAGGGCGTCGCGGTCGGAGGCGCTACGGAGCGGCGGGTGCATCTTGAAGTCCGGGTCGAGACCGGATTCGAAGACATCCTCGTCACAGAGCAGCAGGTGATGGGCCGAGACCTCGCTCGTGACCCGGCAACCGTCCGCCTTCGCGTCGCGGACCAGCGCCACGCTGCGCGCGGTCGACATGTGGGCCAGGTGGTAACGGCCGCCCGTGTCCGCGGAGAGCATCAGGTCCCGACCGACCATCACGTCGTCGGCTGCACCGGGAATCCCCTCGACCCCCAGCCGGGTCGAGCACGCGCCCTCGTGCATCACCCCGTCGCCCGAGAGTTCGAGCTCCTCCGCATGCTGGATCACCGGCAGATCGAAGTGGCGGGCGTAGCGCAGCGCCTGTCGCATGAGCGCCGCGTTCCAGACCGGCCGGCCGTCGTCCGACACCGCCACCGCTCCGGCCCGGCGCTGCGCGCCGAACTCGGTCAGTTCCCGCCCCTCGAGGCCTCTGCTCACCGCCGAGATCGGGTACACACGGGCGTAGCCCGCGCGTTCCGCCTGGCGGAGGATGAACTCGGTGACGGAGGGATCGTCGTTCACCGGCTCGGTGTTCGGCATGCAGGCGACCGCGACGAAGCCCCCCGCGGCGGACGCGCGCGTGCCGCTCTCGATCGTCTCCTTGTACTCCTGCCCCGGCTCCCGCAGGTGGACGTGCATGTCGATGAGCCCCGGCGCGACGACCAGGCCGGAGGCGTCCACCTCGCGTGCGCCGTCCGGCGTCCGGAGCTCCGGACCGCAAGCCGTGACCGCACCGTCCTCGATCAACACGTCGGCCGATCCGTCGAGTTCCTGGCTCGGGTCGACGACCCGGCCGCCCCGGATCACCAAGGCCGCGGTCACGTCACAAGGTCTCCGCGCCGCTCCTTGGCGCCTGCCAGGAGATAGAGAACCGCCATCCGCACCGCGACGCCGTTGGCCACCTGCTCGAGGATCACCGACCAGGGGCCGTCCGCCACTTCGCTGGCGATCTCGATGCCGCGGTTCATCGGTCCCGGGTGCATGATGATCACGTCGTCCGAAGCGCCCTTCAGGCGCTCCGCAGTGAGACCGAAGAAGTCGAAGTACTCGCGCTCCGATGGGAAGGTGGCGCGCGCCTGCCGCTCCAACTGCACCCGCAGCATCATGATCACATCCGCGCCGCGGGTCGCTTCGTCGAGCGAGTAGGCGACCGTCGCGCCGAGCGCCTCGGGCTCCTCGGGCATCATCGTGCGCGGGCCGGCCACGGTGACGTTCGCGCCCAGCCTGGAGAGGCAAAGGACATTCGAGCGCACCACCCGGCTGTGCGCCACGTCACCGACGATCGCCACCTTGAGGCCCTCCACTTCGCCCTTGTGGCGGCGGATCGTGAAGGCATCGAGCAGGGCCTGGGTCGGGTGCTCGTGGGCGCCGTCACCGGCGTTGATGACCCCGGCCGCGAGGCGCGCCGCCAGCGCGTGCGGCACCCGGGGGTGGGCATGACGGATCACCACGAGGTCGGGGGCCATGGCCTCCAGGTTGCGCGCGGTGTCGAGAAGCGTCTCGCCCTTGGACAGCGACGAACCCGAGGTGGAGAAATTGATGTTGTCCGCCGAGAGCCGCTTCTCCGCGATCTCGAAACTGGAACTCGTGCGCGTCGACGGCTCGAAGAAGAGGTTGATCACCGTCTTGCCGCGCAGGGTCGGCACCTTCTTGATCGGCCGCGCCGCGACCTCGACGAAGGACTCGGCCGTGTCGAGAATGTGGATGATCTCGGCCGTGGACAACTCGGCGACCCCCAGCAGGTCGCCGCGCTGCCACACGAGATCGCTCACCCTTCGCGCTCGAGGAGCTCGACCATCTCCTTGCCGTCGTCGGTGGCGGCGTAGGAGACCTTGATCACTTCGGTGTCCGTCGTCTGCACGTACTCGCCGATGCAGTCCGCGTGGATCGGCAGCTCGCGGTGGCCGCGGTCGATCAGCACCGCGAGCCGGATCGCCTTCGGCCGGCCGTAGTCCATCAGCGCGTCCATCGCGGCGCGGATCGTGCGGCCGCTGTAGAGCACGTCGTCGCAGAGCACGACGATCTTGTCCTCGATCGGCGCCGGCAGCACGCTTTCCTTGACCACGGGTTGCGGCGCGATCGTCGAAAGGTCGTCGCGGTAGAGCGTGATGTCGAGGATGCCAACCGGCAATTCGACGCCCTCGGTGCGCACGATCTCCGCGGCTACGAAGTCGGCCAGCGGAACTCCGCGGGTGCGCACGCCGACCAGCATCAACGTGTCCGTGCCGCCGGCCCGCTCGACGAGTTCCGCGGCCATCCGGCGCATCATTCGCGCCATCTGGCGGGCATCGAACAGAGTCCTCTTGACGGTCAGTTCGGCCACTGGCGCGGGAGCGTATCAGCCGTCAGCCGCTCGCGCTATATGTTGTGGAAAGCCGGCGAACGCGACACAACCAGTTGTGACTTATGCATGAAAGCTGCTAAGTTCCCGCATGGCAGTCGGCCGCTCCGCTGCCCGAAGCACCCATGCTCAAACTGGAACGTCTCGAGGTCAACGGCTTCAAGACGTTCGTTGAGCCGATCACGAGCCGCTTCGCGCCGGGCATCACCGCGATCGTCGGGCCGAACGGCTGCGGCAAGAGCAACCTGGCCGAGGCGGTCACCTGGGTGCTGGGCGAGCAGAGCCCCAAGTCCCTCCGCGGATCCTCCATGGAGGAAGTCATATTCAACGGCAGCCACCAGCGCAAGCCCTTGGGGATGGCGGAGGTCAGCCTGACCTTCCTCACCGACGGCACCACGCCGCAAGCGGAGGATGGCCGGATCACAATCGGTCGCCGTATCTTCCGCGGCGGTGACGCCCAGTACCGGTTGAACGATCGCGTCGTCCGACTCAAGGACGTCCGCGACATCCTGATGGACACGGGTCTGGGCATCCGCGCCTACTCCGTGATCGAGCAGGGGCGAATCGGCATGATCCTGTCGGGCAAACCCCAGGACCGGCGCAAGCTCCTCGAAGAAGCCGCCGGCATCACCCGCTACAAGAACCGCAAGCGTCTGGCGTCGCTCAAGCTCGAGGATGCGACCGCCGCCCTGCTGCGTCTCGACGACATCATCGCCGAGGTCGAGCGCCGGCTCCGCTCGCTGAAACGGCAGGCAAACGCGGCCCGTCGTTTCGGGGAACGCCGGCAGGCCTACCGGGACCTGCTCGACGCCGTGTTGCGGGAGCGCTGGGTTTTGCTTCGGGCCGATCTGGACGATCTGGCCGAGACCCTGAAGCAGGAGACAGACCGGGAGGCCGACCTGCTGGCCGAACTCGCCCGCGGGAACGCGGAGTTCGCCGCCTGCCAGCACGCGATCGAGGCCCGCACCGAGGACGCCGTGCGCTCGAACGAGCGCCAGGCGAAGCTGCTCGCGACGATCGAGGGACGTCAGGCACAGATCAACGGCGCGCACAGCACTCTCGCTGAAATCGCCGAACGACTCGAGTCCGGCACCGAAAACGCCGAGCGGCGACGACGCGACCGCTCGGCGGCCGAAGAACGCCTGGCCGCTCTGCTCGGGAGGCGGCGACAGCTCCAGTCGAAGCGCGAGCAGGCCCTTGCCGCCGTCCAGGAGGATCGGCGGCGGATCGGTACGGCCGACGCCACGATCGCGGACGCCCGCAAGCGGCAGGGCCTGCTCCTGGACGAACTCTCGGCGTGCCGCGCGCACCAGCGCGAACTGCGCAGCCGCCTAGTGGCCGAACGCATCGGCAGCGAGAAGGCGGTCGATCGCCGCGAACGCGCGGATGAGGTCCTCCTTCGAAGCCGGGACGCGCTCAAGGCGATCGACGTGGAGCTCGGAGCCGTCCGCACCAAGATCGAGTCCCTGGAGGTGGCGCTGGACACGGAAACCGAGACCGCCCGGCGCGTGGCGGCCGCGCTCGAAGAGGACCGGAACCGCCGAAGGCAAGCACAGGTCGAACTCGAAGCCTGCCGCGAGGAACTGATCGAGGCGCAGAAGAGGGCTGCCGTGCTCGACGAACTGGGTCAGCGCGACGCCGAGCGGCGAAGCGAGATTCGCCGGGCCCTGCTCGAGTTGGGTCTCCCGGAACCCCGTTTCCTGGGAGACGAGGTGACCGTGCCCGAGGGCTGGGAGCACAGCCTCGACCTGTTTCTCGGTCCACTGCAGAGTGCCGTCATGACGCCCGGCGACGAAGACGCCCTGGCCATCGCCCGGGCGATCGGCGGCTCCGACTTCCAGGCAACCCTGCTGCGCGCCGGCAACGGCGCGAAGCGCCTCCCGCCGGTCGAGGATCCGGCGATCCTCGGCGACCTGTCCACCGCTCTCGGGCTCACCGAGGACGTTCGCGGCGCCCTTCCCCCCGCCTACCTCGTCGAGAGTCCGGAGGATGCCGACCGTCTGGCGCCGGACCATCCAGGCGTGGCTTTCCTGTGCCGGGACCGTCTCTGGATCGAGGCCGGCCAGATCACGGTGCGCGGCGAGCAGGCGGCGCTGGGCGCGCTCGGACGTCAGCGGGAGATGGAGGACCTGGAACGCTCGATCGACGAACTCGAAGAGCAACGTTCCACCCTTGGCCGAGAGATCGAGGCAGCTCGCGAGCGCATTCGCCGGGCCGCCGCGGAGGGCCAGCGCCTGGAGCGGGCGGCGGCGGAACTTCGCGAGCAACTGGCCGTGGCGAAGGCGCGTCTCGAGGACATCGGCGAACGGCGCGCCGCCCTCCGTGCCGAGCACCGGACGGCGCGGGCCGAACACGACGCACTGGAAACCGAGATCGAAGCGAGAGGGGCAAGGCGGTCCAGGGTCGAGAAGGAGATAGAGGACGCGGAGACCCGGCTCGCCGACCTGGAGCAGGCGACCGACGAAGCGAGCGCCGCCGTCGAACGTGCCCGTAGCGAGCGCGAAGAGCGCCTCACCGCCGGAGCCGGCCGGCAGGGTCAACTCGACCTGATCGAAGAGCGCGCCACATCGGAGCGAACCGAGCGGGAGCGCGTCGAGGGCCAGATCGCATCGCTCGATGAGGCCGACGCAGCGTGGGCCACCGAGACGGAGCGGCTACGCCGGCGAGTCGGCGAGCACGAAGCCGCCGCGGTCGCAGCGCGCCGGGAGCTGGAAGAGGCTCTCGCCGAGCGCACGAATGCACAGGATGAAGCCGTCGGCGCACAGCGAGCCCTCGACGACGAACGGGAGCGTGGCCGGAAGCTTGAGGCACAACTCCGGGAACAGGGCGCGCGCCGCGACGAGCTGCGCGGACGGATCGAGGAACTGCGGGTCCGGCAGGCCGGCCTGCAGCAGGACTCCGAGCACCTGGGCCGGGAGTACCACCAGGAGTTCGGGCGCAACCTGGACGACCTGGAACTTCGCGCGGTCGGCACCGACCAGGCGCCGGACCTGGACGCGATGACCGAGGAACTGGGACGGCGCCGAGCCCTGCTGGAGCGGATGGGGCCCGTCAACGTCCTCGCCGCCGACGAGTACGACGAGCACCAGGAGCGGCACGAGTTCCTGACCGGGCAACGGAACGACGTCGTGGAGTCGATCGAGAGCCTGAAGCGGACGATCCGCGACATCGACAGGACCTCGTCCGAGCGTTTTGTCGCCGCCTTCCGCGAAGTGAACGAGAACTTCGGGCGCACCTTCACCGAACTCTTCCGCGGCGGCGAAGCCGAGATGCGCCTGATGGACGAGGACGACCCGCTGGACTGCGGTATCGAGATCACTGCCCGGCCGCCGGGCAAGCGGGCGCAGAACATCATGCTGCTGTCGGGCGGCGAGAAGGCGCTGGCAGCGATTGCCCTGCTGTTCGCGCTGTTCCAGACGAAGCCCTCGCCCTTCTGCATCCTCGACGAGGTGGACGCGCCCCTCGACGACGCGAACATCCTGCGCTTCGTCGACATGCTGAAGCGGATGTCGGCCGACACCCAGTTCCTCGTCATCACCCACAACAAGTTGACAATGCAGGCGGCGAGCACGCTGTACGGCGTGACGATGGAGGAACACGGCGTATCGAAGATCGTCGGCGTCGATGTCGACGAGATGCACCCCGAGCAGCAGTTAGCGACCGCCTGAACCGGCCCACTGAGTGCGCCGCCCTGGGTGCGCCGGCCTTCTGGCCGGCATCCGGCCCGCCGCGAAGCAGCCGCGCTGGTACGCTGACGCCATGAACCGCGCAGCCCTCTCTACCCTCGTCCTCGCCCTGGCCACCGGATCCGCGGCCGCGGCCGACCGCGACGCGCCCACCTTCTACGCCGACGTGCTTCCGGTGCTCCAGATGCACTGCCAGGACTGCCACCGCCCCGCGGGAGCCAACTACGGCGGCATGAGGGCGCCGATGGCCTTGACCACGTACGGTGAAGTCCGACCCTGGGCCCGCTCGATCGCACGCACGGTCGCCGCCCGCGAGATGCCGCCGTGGGACGCGCACCCGCAACATGACGGGACGTTCGCCAACGAACGCGTGCTGGGACCAAACGAGATCGAGATCCTGGTGAACTGGTCCACGTCCGGCGCCGCCGCCGGCGACGCGGCGGACGCCCCACCGCCGCGCGAGTTCCCGAGCACGGGCGGCTGGGTGGTCGGCGAGCCCGATCTGGTCGTGACGATGCCGGAGCCCTACTTCGTCGAGGACGACGTCGACGACCTCTACGCCGCATTCTCCTACGTCCTCACCGAAGAGGATCTGCCCGAGGACCGCTGGGTGGTCGCCTTTCAGTGCAAGCCGGACAGCGACGTCATCCACCACTTCAACCTGCACCTGCTGCCGCCCGACGAGAACGGCGATCTGCCACCGCCACCCGAGTTCCCCAACCAGGATCAGATCGCGCCCTCGCCCGAGAACGCCGGCAGCTACATGGGCGGCGTCTCGTCCGGCAGCGACGCGAACCGCTACCCGGAAGGGTACGGCTTCCTGCTCAGGAAGGGCTCGCGGGTGACCTTCGACATCCACTACCACAAGGAGGCGGGAGCGGGCACCGGCGTGTGGGATCAGTCGTCGATCGGTTTCGTCTTCGCCGACGAACCCGTGACTCGCTCACTGGGCTCGGGCCTCCGGCCGATCATGAACTTCACCTTCGCGATCCCGCCGAACGACGGCAACCACCAGGTAGGCCCCTACTCCACGGTCGCCCGTCACGACACGGACATCATCGCCCTCATGCCGCACATGCACATGCGCGGCAAGGCGGCGCGCTTCGAGGCCTTCTACCCCGACGGCACCACGGAGGTGCTGCTCGACGTGCCTCGCTTCGATTTCTCCTGGCAGACGGTCTACTACTACGACGAGTTGAAGCGCATTCCCAAGGGCACCCGGATCGAGTACACCGCCTGGTACGACAACTCCGCCGCCAAGGCGGCGCAGTACGGCTTCGACTCGAGCCGCACGGTGCGCTTCGGTCAGCCGTCGACCGACGAGATGATGATGGGCTTCATGATGAGTGCGGCGGCTCCGGAGGGCGAACCGTAGAGTTCTCATCCCGCGTCCGCGACAGCCGGTCCGCCGTCACGAGAAAGGCGCCGGCGATCACCAGCCCCAACAGCTCCCGGCTGTGCTCGATGTACATCCTGTCGGCCGACATCGGCGCCCAGAGGTCGCTGGTCGGACGGTGGAAGACCCAGTCGACGAAGCCGGGAAAGGTCAGCGCGACGCCCGCCAGGGTCACCGCCGCCAGTACAAGGAACGCGACCCTGGACAGCCTCCCAAACGCGGCAACCATGCAGGCGAAAGCGATCGCCGCGTAATAGGTCACCCAGATCAGCGGATCCGGGTCGTTGACCTGCAGCAGCGCGAAGACCAGCATGGCGAGGCCCAGCACGAGGGGCACAGGGAGTGGGCGTCGCCTGCCGCGTGACTTCGGCACCGCTCGAAACTAGGGCCTAGCCCCACGGAACGCAACCGAGCCGGAGCCGGGCGCAAGGACCTGGCCGTTCATCTTGTTCAGTCTTGACAAAACAAACCGGATGTTCCAACATCTCTGACTCATGACCGTCTCCGAGCCGATTCCCGCTTCCGACCAGTCCGCAGAAACCGCCACGCCCTCCGAGATGAGCCTCCGCGCCGCCGAGGAGCGCTTCATCGAGGGCATGGGGCTGGCACTCGAAGAAGACCGCCTGCCCCGGATCGCGGGCCGCCTCGTCGGGCTGCTCCTCCTGTCGCCGCGACCCGTCCGCTTCGACCTCCTCGCCGAGCGCCTGCGCGTCAGCCGCGGCAGCATCAGTACGAACACCCGGTTGCTCGAGAACATGGGCGTGATCGAACGCGTCACCCGCCCGGGCGACCGCCGCGACTACTTCCAGATCAACGAACAGCCCGGTCTGCTGCAACGCGTCATCGACCGCTTCCGCGCCCGGCAGGCAATGGCAGCGGAGATGAAGCAGGCCCTCGGACCGGAGCCGGGCGACGCCGCGGTCGTCCAGGCGCGCCTCGATGGGCTCATCCGTTTCTACGCCATCCTGGCCGACAGCTTCGATTCGGCGCTCGCCGCCTTTGGGCAGGGGCCGGACCGGGTCGCTTCCTGACCGCAAGCAGGATCACACCGAGAGAGAACGAACCCATGGCCATCATCCGACCCGGAACAACCCGCTCCGGCCCCGCTCCCCGCCGCCGCCGGCTGAAAGGCCCGTGGATCGCGGTCGCCGTGGCCGGAACGCTCGTCCTGGCCGCAGCGGCCGTCATTGCCCTGACACGCGGCCCACAGTCGGGACCGGTACCCGGTGCCGACGCGACCCTGGCTCAGGCGGTTCCCGTGCGGGCGGAAGCCGCCCGACGCGGGCACCTCTCCGTGCGCACCGCCTACTCGGGCGAACTCGTGGGTGAAGTCTCCGATATCTCGCCCCAGGTTTCGGGGCTTTTGGTCGACGTGCCGGCACGAATCGGCCAGCGAGTCGCTGGCGGCACGGTGCTTGCCGTGATCGCGGACGTCGAAGTGAGGAACCAGCTCCAGGAGGCACGCGGCCAGCTCGGTGTCGCCGAAGCGAACCGCGATCGCGCCGCCGCCGAACTCGTCGGCGTCGAAGCCGACTACCAGCGGGCGATGGAGCTCTACGACCAGGGTCTACTCTCCGAGCAGGAACAGCAGCAGGTCACTTCCCAGTACGCGACGACCAAGGCGAACCTGGCCGCCGGCGAAGCCCAGGTCCAGCAGTCGGCCGCTCGCGAGGCGCTGCTTGCCGAGCAGTTCGCGAACACACGCGTGCGAGCCCCCTTCGATGCCGTCGTCTCGGACCGCTACCTGGACCGCGGCGCCCTGGTCCAGCCGGGCACGCCGATTCTGCGCCTTGTCGAGGAGGCGCCGCTCCTGGTCCAGTTCCGAGTGCCGGAACGGGATCTCTCCGCGGTGCAGACCGGCGCCGCCTTCGACGTGGCCACCGAGGCGACGGGCGAACGAACCTTCTCCGGCATCGTGCGCCGGGTAGCCGGCGAGGTACGCCGCAACGACCGCACCGTCCTCGTCGAGGGCGAGCTGGCCGAGACGGACGAACTGCTGCTGCCGGGCATGTACGCCGATGTCTCCGTCAGCCTGCGTGACCTCGACAACGCCCTGATCGTGCCCGGTACCGCCCTGCTGGAACGCGTGGCGATGGACGGCGCCCGCTCGGTCGGTGTCCTGGTGCCGGTCGACGGTCTGGCCGAGTGGCGGAGGGTGACCGTCGCCGGGCGTTCCGGCGAGTTCAGCGCCGTTGAGGGCCTGCTCGAAGTCGGCGACCTGGTGCTGACCCTGGGGCACGACCAGCTCGGCAACGGCGCGCCGGTGCGGGTGGTCCGCAATGAGCCCGAGCCCTCCCCCACCGGTGCCGCCGGATTCTGAGGCCGACGATGAACCTTCCCCGTCTCTCCGCCAACCGCCCGGTGGGCGTGACCATGCTCTACGTCTGCGTCGTCGTGGTCGGTCTGGTCGCGGTACGCCAGCTCGCCGTCGACCTGATGCCGGAAGTCGACATGCCCCGCATCTCCATCACGACGACCTACGAGGGAGTGGCGCCGGAGGAAATGGAGAGCCTGATCACCCGGCCGGTCGAGCAGGCACTGTCCACCGTCACCGGC
Encoded proteins:
- a CDS encoding aspartate carbamoyltransferase catalytic subunit, with the translated sequence MSDLVWQRGDLLGVAELSTAEIIHILDTAESFVEVAARPIKKVPTLRGKTVINLFFEPSTRTSSSFEIAEKRLSADNINFSTSGSSLSKGETLLDTARNLEAMAPDLVVIRHAHPRVPHALAARLAAGVINAGDGAHEHPTQALLDAFTIRRHKGEVEGLKVAIVGDVAHSRVVRSNVLCLSRLGANVTVAGPRTMMPEEPEALGATVAYSLDEATRGADVIMMLRVQLERQARATFPSEREYFDFFGLTAERLKGASDDVIIMHPGPMNRGIEIASEVADGPWSVILEQVANGVAVRMAVLYLLAGAKERRGDLVT
- a CDS encoding efflux RND transporter periplasmic adaptor subunit, with the translated sequence MAIIRPGTTRSGPAPRRRRLKGPWIAVAVAGTLVLAAAAVIALTRGPQSGPVPGADATLAQAVPVRAEAARRGHLSVRTAYSGELVGEVSDISPQVSGLLVDVPARIGQRVAGGTVLAVIADVEVRNQLQEARGQLGVAEANRDRAAAELVGVEADYQRAMELYDQGLLSEQEQQQVTSQYATTKANLAAGEAQVQQSAAREALLAEQFANTRVRAPFDAVVSDRYLDRGALVQPGTPILRLVEEAPLLVQFRVPERDLSAVQTGAAFDVATEATGERTFSGIVRRVAGEVRRNDRTVLVEGELAETDELLLPGMYADVSVSLRDLDNALIVPGTALLERVAMDGARSVGVLVPVDGLAEWRRVTVAGRSGEFSAVEGLLEVGDLVLTLGHDQLGNGAPVRVVRNEPEPSPTGAAGF
- a CDS encoding dihydroorotase, producing MTAALVIRGGRVVDPSQELDGSADVLIEDGAVTACGPELRTPDGAREVDASGLVVAPGLIDMHVHLREPGQEYKETIESGTRASAAGGFVAVACMPNTEPVNDDPSVTEFILRQAERAGYARVYPISAVSRGLEGRELTEFGAQRRAGAVAVSDDGRPVWNAALMRQALRYARHFDLPVIQHAEELELSGDGVMHEGACSTRLGVEGIPGAADDVMVGRDLMLSADTGGRYHLAHMSTARSVALVRDAKADGCRVTSEVSAHHLLLCDEDVFESGLDPDFKMHPPLRSASDRDALVVGIADGSIDAIASDHAPHHPDEKELDFVAAPNGVVGLETTLSLCLDRLVGQGVIDLPRLVELLSVAPARILSVPGGSLAPGSPGDVTLIDLDREVAVEPAAFQSKSRNTPFAGWKLRGAPAGTIVGGRPIELP
- a CDS encoding MarR family transcriptional regulator, whose translation is MTVSEPIPASDQSAETATPSEMSLRAAEERFIEGMGLALEEDRLPRIAGRLVGLLLLSPRPVRFDLLAERLRVSRGSISTNTRLLENMGVIERVTRPGDRRDYFQINEQPGLLQRVIDRFRARQAMAAEMKQALGPEPGDAAVVQARLDGLIRFYAILADSFDSALAAFGQGPDRVAS
- the pyrR gene encoding bifunctional pyr operon transcriptional regulator/uracil phosphoribosyltransferase PyrR, encoding MTVKRTLFDARQMARMMRRMAAELVERAGGTDTLMLVGVRTRGVPLADFVAAEIVRTEGVELPVGILDITLYRDDLSTIAPQPVVKESVLPAPIEDKIVVLCDDVLYSGRTIRAAMDALMDYGRPKAIRLAVLIDRGHRELPIHADCIGEYVQTTDTEVIKVSYAATDDGKEMVELLEREG
- the smc gene encoding chromosome segregation protein SMC, encoding MLKLERLEVNGFKTFVEPITSRFAPGITAIVGPNGCGKSNLAEAVTWVLGEQSPKSLRGSSMEEVIFNGSHQRKPLGMAEVSLTFLTDGTTPQAEDGRITIGRRIFRGGDAQYRLNDRVVRLKDVRDILMDTGLGIRAYSVIEQGRIGMILSGKPQDRRKLLEEAAGITRYKNRKRLASLKLEDATAALLRLDDIIAEVERRLRSLKRQANAARRFGERRQAYRDLLDAVLRERWVLLRADLDDLAETLKQETDREADLLAELARGNAEFAACQHAIEARTEDAVRSNERQAKLLATIEGRQAQINGAHSTLAEIAERLESGTENAERRRRDRSAAEERLAALLGRRRQLQSKREQALAAVQEDRRRIGTADATIADARKRQGLLLDELSACRAHQRELRSRLVAERIGSEKAVDRRERADEVLLRSRDALKAIDVELGAVRTKIESLEVALDTETETARRVAAALEEDRNRRRQAQVELEACREELIEAQKRAAVLDELGQRDAERRSEIRRALLELGLPEPRFLGDEVTVPEGWEHSLDLFLGPLQSAVMTPGDEDALAIARAIGGSDFQATLLRAGNGAKRLPPVEDPAILGDLSTALGLTEDVRGALPPAYLVESPEDADRLAPDHPGVAFLCRDRLWIEAGQITVRGEQAALGALGRQREMEDLERSIDELEEQRSTLGREIEAARERIRRAAAEGQRLERAAAELREQLAVAKARLEDIGERRAALRAEHRTARAEHDALETEIEARGARRSRVEKEIEDAETRLADLEQATDEASAAVERARSEREERLTAGAGRQGQLDLIEERATSERTERERVEGQIASLDEADAAWATETERLRRRVGEHEAAAVAARRELEEALAERTNAQDEAVGAQRALDDERERGRKLEAQLREQGARRDELRGRIEELRVRQAGLQQDSEHLGREYHQEFGRNLDDLELRAVGTDQAPDLDAMTEELGRRRALLERMGPVNVLAADEYDEHQERHEFLTGQRNDVVESIESLKRTIRDIDRTSSERFVAAFREVNENFGRTFTELFRGGEAEMRLMDEDDPLDCGIEITARPPGKRAQNIMLLSGGEKALAAIALLFALFQTKPSPFCILDEVDAPLDDANILRFVDMLKRMSADTQFLVITHNKLTMQAASTLYGVTMEEHGVSKIVGVDVDEMHPEQQLATA